The following proteins are encoded in a genomic region of Diabrotica virgifera virgifera chromosome 1, PGI_DIABVI_V3a:
- the LOC126883073 gene encoding uncharacterized protein LOC126883073 isoform X2: MKLCLIHKKPLIHRPLPASGVGVLKIKEEILSDEDFNYRKNYNAQIPDDHPLHRDDLIWARYIDQVTWSYWMDIKTTLWNDIAVYHYYELNYLV; the protein is encoded by the exons ATGAAACTATGCCTGATTCATAAAAAG ccCTTAATCCATCGACCATTACCAGCTTCTGGTGTGGGTGTACTTAAAATTAAAGAAGAGATTTTGTCCGATGAAGATTTTAATTATAGAAAAAATTACAATGCCCAAATACCAGATGACCATCCACTACACAGAGACGACTTAATTTGGGCCCGGTACATTGATCAGGTGACGTGGTCGTATTGGATGGATATTAAAACAACCTTATGGAACGACATAGCTGTGTATCACTATTATGaattaaactatcttgtataa